A single region of the Bacillus cereus genome encodes:
- a CDS encoding hemolysin family protein, translating into MDIYSISIVIVLIALTAFFVAAEFAIVKVRSSRIDYLIAEGNNRAISVKTIITNLDEYLSACQLGITVTALGIGWSGKPALKYMFDVLFANWNVPTQLADILAIILVFLFITFFHVVVGELAPKTFAIQKAEQVSFFVAKPLILFYRIAFPFIWLLNGSARLITKFFGLKPPKKHDEVHSEEELRLLVSESYKNGEINQSEYKYVNKIFEFDDRIAKEIMVPRTEMNILNKEMPAEEALQKMSHEKYTRYPVVDGDKDHVIGFVNFKDIFTDFVKHRVVSEKTVEQYIRPIILVIESIPIHDLFLKMQRERTHIAILIDEYGGTSGLVTVEDILEEIVGDIQDEFDTDEQPEIQQVSETKTILEGKVLVSEVNALLGLTIDDDDVDTIGGWILTKNIEIAEGDTVEIENYKFCVKELDGHYIKRLEVTKPSESIVIVGDEKKISLQEQISS; encoded by the coding sequence TTGGACATATATAGTATAAGTATAGTGATTGTTTTAATTGCCTTAACGGCATTTTTCGTTGCAGCAGAATTTGCAATTGTTAAAGTGAGGAGTTCACGAATTGACTATTTAATTGCAGAAGGAAATAATCGTGCAATATCTGTCAAAACAATCATTACAAACTTAGACGAATATTTATCAGCTTGTCAGTTAGGAATAACTGTTACAGCTCTTGGGATTGGGTGGTCTGGTAAACCTGCGCTAAAGTACATGTTTGATGTGCTGTTTGCAAATTGGAATGTCCCCACTCAACTCGCAGATATTTTGGCTATAATTTTAGTGTTTTTGTTTATCACATTTTTTCATGTGGTAGTAGGAGAGTTAGCTCCAAAAACATTCGCGATTCAAAAAGCAGAACAAGTGAGTTTCTTTGTTGCTAAGCCACTCATTTTGTTTTATCGTATTGCATTCCCATTCATTTGGCTTTTAAATGGATCAGCTCGGCTAATTACGAAATTTTTTGGGTTGAAACCACCAAAAAAGCATGACGAAGTGCATTCAGAAGAAGAATTGCGGTTGTTGGTTTCAGAAAGTTATAAAAACGGTGAGATTAATCAATCTGAATATAAGTATGTAAATAAAATATTTGAATTTGACGATCGTATCGCAAAAGAAATAATGGTACCACGAACAGAAATGAATATATTAAATAAAGAAATGCCTGCCGAAGAGGCTTTACAAAAAATGTCTCATGAAAAATATACGAGGTATCCGGTGGTTGATGGCGATAAGGACCATGTAATAGGCTTTGTGAATTTTAAAGATATATTTACAGATTTTGTGAAGCATCGAGTTGTTAGTGAAAAGACAGTGGAGCAATATATTAGGCCAATTATTCTAGTAATTGAATCTATCCCAATTCATGATCTATTTTTAAAAATGCAAAGGGAAAGGACGCATATTGCTATATTAATTGATGAATATGGTGGTACATCAGGTCTTGTAACCGTTGAAGATATTTTAGAAGAAATTGTAGGGGATATTCAAGATGAGTTCGATACTGATGAACAACCGGAAATCCAACAAGTTAGTGAGACGAAAACAATTTTAGAAGGAAAAGTACTTGTTAGTGAAGTGAATGCATTATTAGGTTTGACTATTGATGACGATGATGTCGATACGATTGGCGGCTGGATACTAACGAAAAATATTGAGATCGCCGAAGGAGATACCGTTGAAATTGAGAACTATAAGTTTTGTGTGAAGGAATTAGATGGGCACTATATTAAGAGGTTGGAAGTAACGAAACCTTCAGAATCGATTGTTATTGTGGGGGATGAAAAAAAAATTTCGCTCCAAGAACAAATTAGTTCGTAA